The genomic interval TGTTGTTCCTTAGCTTTGCGCGGATGTCCTGATTAATCATCAGCAGTTGCCACAATTGCAGGTGGTCACCCGGCAAAAGATTGCGTTTTTAGACTCTGCTAAATGCCCCGTTACCTAAGCTATAACGGGAGCACATCGCCTGACGGCTATTGGCGTAGAGAGAGTCCACTTTCTCCAACACCAATATTGACAAACCCTCCGAGAGGGTTGTCATTGCAGTCTTCAATGTTTTGAGTTCTAAAAACTCCTTTTTCATGTTACTTTAAGTGTTTAAAATTAAAAAATTACTAAATCTATCTTGGTTAAGATAGTTATTTCGCTGCGTCGCCAAATCTCCGTACCTTTATTGCGTCGACCGGCGACATCAATTATAGTATCGAATTTATATGAGTAAAGACGCTTTTTCTTTAGTTAGGAGCAGTCAGGCCAAACTAAGCCAGACTGCGGCAGTCAACAAGAAGTTGACGCCCCACGATGAACTGATGCAGCACAGGGTAACCCCAGAAACCAAGCTGCCACCATTGGAATTCCTGTTCAAGATGAACGGCACTGAGTGTTTTCCGCTCTCTGAACTCGTGGCAAACACGGGTAAGGCTAAGAGCGGTAAAACGCTCTTTCTCTCTATCGTCATGGCGTGTTGCATGAAGCGGAATGTGCTCGGATTAGAGCGCATCCGCGAAGCGCCAATTCGCGTGCTGTGGTACGATACTGAGCAGTCCGCTCAGTCCACCCAGAACATTCTGTGCCACAGAATAATTCCTTTATCTGAGACGAACACGAATCTCACTAATCCCACGAATAAAGAAATCTCTAATTCTGTAATTCTTGACCCTGAGAAAAAAGATTCGTCAGATTCGTGCAATTCGTGTTCAGAAAAAAACTCATCCGTTCCATCCGTACAATCCGTGGTCGAAAACCTCAACGACCAATTCTTCGTGTTCAACGTCCGTGGTATTGGCTGGGAGAAGCGGCGCGAATTGTTGACACTTGCTATCAGCGAGGTGAAGCCCGACCTCGTGATTGTCGATGGCATCAAAGACCTCATCACCGACATCAACGATGGCACGCAGGCCACGATGGTGGTCGAGGATCAGATGGGCCTCGCCCAGACCTATAACTGTTGCATCGTAGATGTGCTCCATCAGAACAAGAGCGACACCGACCGCAACATGCGTGGATGGATTGGTACCGAGCTCACCAACAAAGCCTTCGAGGCGTGGGCATGCTCCATTGTACCAAATACCGAGACCTTCAAGGTAGAGCACGTCATGTCGCGCATGAGGCGATGCCAGGATAATCTCTATTATCAGTTGGACGATGCTGCACTACCTGTAAGCTGCGAGAAACCCGACGAACAGCCTCGCGAGCCTAACGGTCGCTTTGCTTCTAAGAAGAAGCCTGAGGAGCAGCCCCAGGCCAAGCCCTCGTTTAAGGTAGACTGGGGCAAGTTGAACCGTGACTATATCCTAAAGAACGATATCGAGGAGCCACTGCCCCCCGAAGAGATTCCGTGGAATTTGGCCAAGCTCTTCACCGATGCTATGGAGGGATGCTCGTTCAAGCGTTTCAACCAGCTCATGGCGGTAGCTATGAACGTGGCAGGCATCGAGGACCGGAAATATTATTACTACCTGATAGAACGTGCCAAGGAGCAGCATATCATTGCCCCAGGTAAGGATGGCTACAACCAGCAGGGCTTTTTCCTCAACTCCGCCGAGCAGCGTCAGCGCATCCTGGCATACGAGGAGGAGCAGCGTCGCAAGGCCATGGAGCCTGTGCAGTCATCACTCCCTTTCCCTGAGTCCGACACTGATGATGCACCACCCTACTAGCAGCCCCCCTATATATCGCCCTTTTTTATTATAAAATAAAAAGGGCTATGTATATATATAGGGGCTCCAGTAGCCCCGTCGGGAATTCGTTCAATTCGTGAAATTCGTGTTCGTATAAAATGAAGCTTTCGGAGTTATTATCTCGGTGGTCATACAAGTCGATTGGCCGTGAAATCGGCCTCGACGTTCAGATGCTCGAAGGTAATCTGGTGTGTACACCACTTGACCCTAACGACCCTCGCTACTCCATGGATTTCGTCATGCCCTCTATGAAGATGATCTCAGCCTGTCGTGCCGATGACTTCGACTTCTTCCAGCCCTTCATTGCTGCTGGTAAACTCACCGTCGAGCAGATGCGCCATGCAGCGCAGCGCTATCACCTAGGCAAGACCAAGAGCGGTCAACCCATGTACTGGATGATCGACGATATGCTTCAGCCTCTCGATGCCCATATCGGTCAGGATGCCTGGATCTCCCAGCTCCTGAAAAAGCGCGAGCCCCTCCTGCAATACTGGCAAGTGCATCACTGCCTCTTCGGCCTGCATTTATTAACGAACACAAATCTCACTAATAACACGAATAAGAAATTCTCTAATTCTCCAATTCTTGACTCAGAAAAAAAAGATTCGTTTGATTCGTTTGATTCGTGTTCAGAAGAAAAACCTATATGCGTGGTCGAATGCGAAAGTAGTGCCGTGGTCTTATCCGAGCTATTCCCTGATAGCATTTGGATGGCCTATTGCACTGTCCCTCATTTAGACATTCAACTGTTCGAACCCCTTCAGGGCCGCACAGTCACCATCTATCCTTGCACCGACCCCTGTATGTCGAATATCCTCTTCTTCGAAGAACTCTGCGACTCCGTCCGTAAGCACTACGACATCACCCTCTCCGTCGACCGCACCCTCGAAGATCATGCTACTGACGCTCAAAAGTCCCGTCACATCGACCTCCTCGACTTCCTCCTCGAATCCCTCGCAGATAGTGCAGATATTAATGACCAATTAACGAGTAATTAATGATAATTCGTGTTCAGTCAAAACTTATCCGTGTTATCCGTTAGATCCGTGTTCGTTTAAAAAATAATATGTGTTTTATGTTCAAAATCAAATCCTACGGTAAATCAGAATTCGCCTGGCTGATGTTCCCCGATATGAAGGATCCCAGTACAGCCCAGGACAAGCTCCTTCGTTGGATCAAGAAAGACCCTCGCTTTCATAAGCGCATCCTGCGCCTTGCCAACTCGAAGGATGATAACGACTATACCAAAGAACAAATCCAGCTTATCATCAAGAAATTCGGCGAACCAGGAGAGTACGATGGCTATTAATTTCACTTTTTGCCGTCACCTGCCGTCATTCGCCGTGTTCTGCCGCTATCTGCCGTCAGTGGCCCTTCTCAGATGTTGTATCTTTGCATTGTCTTCGAGAGACCAAAATTGCGGGTACGTGTACTAACAATTTTTTCTACGTGCACTAGCAAAATTTCCTACGTGTACCAGCAACCAAGTCAATCGCGACAATGAGAATTTTTAATCTTTAATGTTTAATTTTTAATTTATCAACATTATGCCTTTGAAAGTAAAAGCAAAAGAAAAGCTCCAGAAGATCGGTAAGTATGCCGACTCCTACCGCTACGTCATGATGCCTGAGCTCTATTCTACACTCACTCAGGACAAGGTCATCAAGGAAGCCGCTCTGCGCAGTGGCGTTAGCCAGGGCGTGATGCAGGCCTGCTGGGATGCCGCTGGCCAAGTGATCAAGGCTTGGGCCACCGAGGGTCACTCTGTTGCCCTCCCCGGCTTGGGAACCATGCGCTTCGGCCTGCGTGCCAAGAGCTGCGACACTGTCAACGAGGTCAAGACCTCGCTCATCAAGAGTCGCCGCATCATCTTCACCCCCGATGTCGATCTGAAGGACGAGCTCCACAACACGTCCATCCAGATTACCTGCTACGATCGCAATGGCGAAGTAGTAAAGCGTGTCACCTCGTCTGATCCAGGCACTGTTGAGGATCCTGAAGAGGACAACGGTAATGAGAATGAGAACGAGGGTGGTAATGGTAACCAGAACCAAAACGGTGGTAACGGTGGAAACACAGGTGGCAATAGTGGTTCAGGCTCTGTAACGCCCTCTGCCCCTAAGCTGACTATCAGTCGCAGTGGCAATGGCACATCAAGCGTAAGTGCCAATGGTAATGCTGTAAACAGCGGCTCTGAGCTCTCTGCTGGCACCCAGGTCAGCATCTCTGTCACCCCCGCTGAAGGCCAAGTGCCTACCGCCTCTCTCAACGGTAACACCGTCACCCTCACCGAGTCCGACGGCGTCTATACTGGCACCTTCCAGATGCCAAGCTCTAATGCAACGCTGGCTATCAACAGCGGCGGTGCTACCGGAGGTGGCAGTGGTGATATGAACTAGTTCATGTATGATGTTAGAGGGATGATGTAAGATGTGTCCTGGGTGATGCAATGACTCTCCTGTCAGTCACAGAACTGGAACAATGTCCAACCACAGTCATGAATGCAGCCTGCATGTCTTACGCTCCCTCTAACTTCCTCTATCTTCTTCTAACTTCTTTAACTCCTTTCAATTAAACTAGACTTAACTTTATGAAACTCTCAAATTCTACCTGGAAGCAGCTGCTTCAGATCCTCGCTACGATCATTACCACTATCGCCGGCACTCTCTGCGTGCAGAGCTGCGCTCCCCACCTCTTCTGATTCGTGTAATTTGTGTGATTCGTGTTCAGATAAAACTATCCGTTTAATCTGTGTAATCCGTGTTCGTTATGAAGAAAGAACTCAAACCCCTCAAGTCAGTCGACCTCTTGATCATTCATTGTGTCGGCAACCGCTGCGACCGCCCTTTCAGCACTGAGTCGCTGATCAATACGGGCCTTGCCCGATTCGGACAGGTTTCGTATCATTGGTACATCAAGCGCGACGGTTCTATCGATGCCCTCCTTCCCGAAAACGTGCAAGGTGTCCACGCCAAGCACTACAACCACTGCTCTCTGGGCATTGTCTACGAAGGTGGTCTGACACCCAAAGGCCGTGCTGATGACACACGCACCGAGGCTCAGAAGGCCTCCATGCGTTCCCTCTTGGAAGAGCTTACTGAGACTTATCCCGAAGCCCATATCATGGGCCACTGTGAACTGCCTCACGTAGCCAAAGATTGCCCCTGTTTCCCAGCCAGCAAATTCTACGCCGATTTGCAACCGGAGAACCGCAAGGCTAAGATTGTAAAACTTTAACCCACGGTAGAAATGAATCTTACTTCTTACATCTTCCGTCTTACATCGGGGCATCGCCCCAGAGACGATAGGTTAGCTGTCATCAAGAGTTTATTGAGCAGTTCTTCAGTCTACCACACACTCACATGGCTTTGCGCCTTCAATCGTGCTGAAACGCTCCGACTTCTCAATGTAGAAAATATCGCTCTCCTCAAATGAGAAAGTCATTCCAGACTCTTTAAATGTCACCATAAACCACTTCTCATTTTAAAGATTGATTTCTTCGGTGTAAAGCCTTATCGATTCCTCCACAATAGGATTCTCGGGCATCTCTTTGCGAAGGTCAGAAGTTCGCCAACCGCCGTTCTCATCAAACGAAACCACAGGAATCGACAGATTCTTTTGGTGAGCCAGCAGATACAGTTTCTTAATTACAAAGTATGAATGCGAAGCAATAAAAAACAGCAACCCAGCTTTCGTCAGTTCTGCTATAATATCCATCAATTGCGACACCAGCCTGGGGTGCAACGCACACTCAGGCTCGTCAATGAATATAATAGAGCCTTTCGAGAGATAGTGATTTCCCAACAAGGCATCTAGGATGGAGAGCTTCTTTACACCTTCCGATGCCATAGCTATACTGATAGTCTGCTTTCCCTCACGGAACACCCATTCCTTCCGCTCCAAATCATACTCTATATGCCCACCGATAGCACTCTCCAACGCCATTCTAGACACGGAGAATTCCTTATAATTTCGTCCCTTGACACTAGGTGTTAAAGCCTTTGCAAGGTCATAATAAGTGTCATCGAAACCGAACTCCTTATAGTCATCTCTCACCCTAATAATAATCTGCTGCAAAGATATAATCTCTTTGGCCGGCAAGAAGATGGAGTTCTGCGGTCGTGGCTGGCAGGTATTCTTTGTCACTGTCACCTGCTTATTGGCTGACGGACCGAAAGAATACGCGAAGTCTTGATTTCCCTCCATACTCATGGCAAACTCCACCGCCTTGCTGCCGGTAGAAACGAGCTTCCCTAGCTGGTCCGGCTGATAGGTCCAGTACAACTTGTCAAACAGAATCTCAGCATCGCGTCTCACTTCCTTGCCACGCTTATATGTCTCCACCGTTTTGACGGCTGAGTAGAGAGCCTTCAGTAGGTATGTCTTACCCGACTTATTGGGTCCTATCACCAGGTTTATTCTGCCAGTGCCGTTCCATTGAAAATCCCTCACCGGTCCGAATCCCTTTATTATTGTAGAAGTTATCATCGTTTCAAATCAATGTTTATTAATTTGCAAAAATACAACTATTTTTTGAATTAAGTGCAAACTTTATGCCATTTTCTGCACCTTTCTCTTTATTTTGTGCAGTTTTGGCAGCTAAACAATCCGAAATAAAGGTTACTCCAGGCACTTCATCACCAGATTCACGATGTTCTCTGCGAACACATCTCTGAGGTCAGTACCATTCGGGAGCTTTGGGCCACCCTCATGAAACAGCGTAGTGACCTGTATCATTTCATAGCCATTATCCTTAGCCAACTGTTTGGCATCTATCATTGTTTGTCCGAAGGTACGACTTGCAGCTATTATAACCTCACAGTTCGCCTTTACGCACTCTTCTATCCATTCTTTTTGATTAGAATTTGGATCGCCCTGGCTCTCAATTCCTACGATTCTTTCGTTGCCGTCCTTATCTGTGACCGTACCTATTATGTATGAATCATAGTCATCACCCGGCCAAGGCTTTATTATAGATGAGAAAGGCATTGTCATTGCCACTCTCTTGATGCTTTGGGACTTTCCTTTTTCAGCGGCACCCTTTACCAAAATCATTGTCTTCATAGCATATTCTGGATGGCATTCTTCAAATCCACATCCGTTATTAGTTTGTTCACGCCCAGTTTATCAGATTTAATCAAGATGGTAGCATTACCCCTCATCTCTATAACGAAATCCTCTTTTCCCCTTGCAATGGGAACATCCGTATAGGCAATGCCCTTAATAGGAACTAGGATTTCACAGAACTTGATATAAGCATCTATCGGGAACTCACCATTAACATAATCATCGTCATCAGTAAACTTCGGTTGATTCTCTCTGCTTAAGTCAGCTATGGTCTTTAGAAAATTACCATTCTCATCATATAAGACGTCTGTACCGAAATTGTATTCAGACATCCCGTGAGACCTCATATAATCCTCTATCATCTTCTTTGCGCCATCAACGAAGATAAAAGATGTCGTACCTCTGTCAAAATCTGGAGCAGAGTAATTCATGGTAACATGAATTTTCAATATTCTTCCTTTCTCATCTTCGGGCGTTGATGGCCTCACGTCCACCGTGGTTATTTCCTTTTGGGCCTCATTCGTTTCTGTACCCTGAGCATATTTCAGGGCATCACGACTATACTCTGTAGCAGAAGTGAAGATACCATCCTTAATTTGTGGCAAATCAGTAAGTGCTCCCTGCAACTTCTGCAAATCGGGGCGACCCACTTTTCTGTCATCAATGGTATAATCCTTCGATTCCACCATTGTTTCCCCGTTTAGCAATCCATCCAATTGATATGGACGACCACCACTCAACCCTTGTAGGTATTTGTTATGTTCAGCCGACTGGTTACGTATAATACCCAATGCAGCAGCTGATATTATCTCATAAGCCTCACCTGCTTTCTTAGGACAATAGCCCATCAGACGAAAGAAAAGCTCATCTATCTCTGATCTCTGGTTCATCTTAGCAATTATTAAAGGATTAGAAACCTAAGCGTATTGGTTCTTTCTCCTATATTGTTCGCAAATAGCAAGAAGATCCTTGAACATACTCAGACGAGGTTCTTGCATATCCCCCGCATTCATCTTCTTTCTATTGGCTTTAAGCCAGTTCAGCATATCATGCTCTTCTATTCTATGACGCAATGGATTCCGATGGTTGGTATTTATGAACTCAACCACCTCTTTATATTTAATCATCCACCGTTCATCCTGCGTCATAAACGTTAATTGTTAACTTGTTAATTTGAATAATTTTTGAACCAGATTTTTAATCAATTTTGAGGAACTGAGTGACGACCCCTTCTTCCCCATTGAGGTACAAACAAGTATGAACAAAACAACCAAACCGCCTTCAGGTACTTCATTTCTCATCAAGATTTAGAATGCCATCAAGCTCGTGTGGGACAAACGGTCCCTCTTTGCATTCGAAAATGACACTATCCGGCTCAATCGCTTCAAGTTTATGCCATACACCTTTCGGAATATTCACGCCATACCGGCCTTCTTCCGCACATAGCACCACGTCCTCGATAATCGACCCATCATCCCTATGTGTAGTGACTCGCACTTTCCCTCTCAGAATCACAAACGTCTCGTCTTTAGTCGGATGTTTGTGTATAGGCACCTCCGTCCCAGGCTCCACTGCATTCAGAAACCTGTGACACTTCTCATCCAGGCTCTGATGGAAGTTATAATTCATCCTAAGCCTTGGGGATGCCTTAGCTTGAGCTGAAACAGTATCTAATAACGCTTTATCAATAATCATAACACTATCTTCTTTCAAATGCGGCTTTAATACCACTCCTTAGCATTCTGCACCAAATCCTTAGAGAATCCAATGGGAACACCTTGAAATGATGAATACCATCAAGGGTATGTTGTCTTAATGAAATAGCCTTTCTTATAACATACGGACGTTTCTCATAGTAAGATGAATCCCTATTATGACCAAAATTTCCCGTTTCCATCACAAATTCCAAAATCAACTCCGCCTTCCTACGTAGTTTATCGTTAATGTTAAGGTCATGGTTAAGGTTATCATTGAACATCGGCATTGCCTCTACTGGCATTCCAAGGAACTCAACAGCTAAAGCCCCAAATGCCTTCCATTCAGACATCAAGCCCATCTCCCGAATCCGTTTTTCCAATAATCCGTAGTTCAGTGAGTCCTTATATTTCCACAATAGCCTACACCAGTCACATATCTGCCTCAGGCCAATCCCTCCACGATAGAAATGCTTTAGAATATGAGTAAAAACCAATAGTACGTCATTATCCGGTGATGGAAGAAAGACCACAGTTCCCCCGTTATGCCAGGACCGTACTTC from Prevotella sp. E13-27 carries:
- a CDS encoding DUF6371 domain-containing protein, which translates into the protein MCTPLDPNDPRYSMDFVMPSMKMISACRADDFDFFQPFIAAGKLTVEQMRHAAQRYHLGKTKSGQPMYWMIDDMLQPLDAHIGQDAWISQLLKKREPLLQYWQVHHCLFGLHLLTNTNLTNNTNKKFSNSPILDSEKKDSFDSFDSCSEEKPICVVECESSAVVLSELFPDSIWMAYCTVPHLDIQLFEPLQGRTVTIYPCTDPCMSNILFFEELCDSVRKHYDITLSVDRTLEDHATDAQKSRHIDLLDFLLESLADSADINDQLTSN
- a CDS encoding DUF4248 domain-containing protein; the protein is MFKIKSYGKSEFAWLMFPDMKDPSTAQDKLLRWIKKDPRFHKRILRLANSKDDNDYTKEQIQLIIKKFGEPGEYDGY
- a CDS encoding smalltalk protein, producing the protein MKLSNSTWKQLLQILATIITTIAGTLCVQSCAPHLF
- a CDS encoding N-acetylmuramoyl-L-alanine amidase: MKKELKPLKSVDLLIIHCVGNRCDRPFSTESLINTGLARFGQVSYHWYIKRDGSIDALLPENVQGVHAKHYNHCSLGIVYEGGLTPKGRADDTRTEAQKASMRSLLEELTETYPEAHIMGHCELPHVAKDCPCFPASKFYADLQPENRKAKIVKL
- a CDS encoding ATP-binding protein yields the protein MITSTIIKGFGPVRDFQWNGTGRINLVIGPNKSGKTYLLKALYSAVKTVETYKRGKEVRRDAEILFDKLYWTYQPDQLGKLVSTGSKAVEFAMSMEGNQDFAYSFGPSANKQVTVTKNTCQPRPQNSIFLPAKEIISLQQIIIRVRDDYKEFGFDDTYYDLAKALTPSVKGRNYKEFSVSRMALESAIGGHIEYDLERKEWVFREGKQTISIAMASEGVKKLSILDALLGNHYLSKGSIIFIDEPECALHPRLVSQLMDIIAELTKAGLLFFIASHSYFVIKKLYLLAHQKNLSIPVVSFDENGGWRTSDLRKEMPENPIVEESIRLYTEEINL
- a CDS encoding restriction endonuclease, whose amino-acid sequence is MNQRSEIDELFFRLMGYCPKKAGEAYEIISAAALGIIRNQSAEHNKYLQGLSGGRPYQLDGLLNGETMVESKDYTIDDRKVGRPDLQKLQGALTDLPQIKDGIFTSATEYSRDALKYAQGTETNEAQKEITTVDVRPSTPEDEKGRILKIHVTMNYSAPDFDRGTTSFIFVDGAKKMIEDYMRSHGMSEYNFGTDVLYDENGNFLKTIADLSRENQPKFTDDDDYVNGEFPIDAYIKFCEILVPIKGIAYTDVPIARGKEDFVIEMRGNATILIKSDKLGVNKLITDVDLKNAIQNML
- a CDS encoding WbuC family cupin fold metalloprotein, with amino-acid sequence MIIDKALLDTVSAQAKASPRLRMNYNFHQSLDEKCHRFLNAVEPGTEVPIHKHPTKDETFVILRGKVRVTTHRDDGSIIEDVVLCAEEGRYGVNIPKGVWHKLEAIEPDSVIFECKEGPFVPHELDGILNLDEK